The window TGTGAACCATATTCTTTGAGCAAAATTCATAAACTTCCGTTTATTAAATCCACTTTTGTTGCTGAACAACCGTTAGAGTTAATTTGTTCAGATGTTTGGGGTCCTGCTCCTATTAAATCTCATTTTCTGTAAAATTTGGACTatatcaaaattttccaactACAGGGTTGAGTTTGATTTGATACTTAAAATTCGATTTGAACTAAGTTGATCCTAACTGTCAACTTTAGCGATCATTTTGACCCTTAATTTGTGGATAAACCGAAACATGTTTGCGCATTTTTGACAAGTTGTTTATAACTGTATTTGTAATTTAGTATTTTAGACACtttaacagttttttttttgtgtgtgtgatTTACTTGCATCATATGTGGTAGACTTAGTTGTGACATTTTGGCAGATTGTTTATTGACACGACATTTTAGACATGATTAATGTTTGGAAGATGTGATTGTAGTAGttaatttagtcattttttaCCATTTCGTACATTAAGCATACTATACTAggtgaaattttgaattttatcccATTCCAGAAACCgaattatttttttgaaacacCATTCTTGAAACCCTATCTAACAGCTTAAGCTTTCTGTTCCTTGTATGTGTTGCAGCGACCTGCTTTACTACCATTCCATTCAAGGGAACTACGTCTTATTGATGGTGAAGGCAGCTGGGAGCTTCGTCAAATTAAGCAATGAAGagcaaaatataatttattatttatccattcttaaaaatgtaatttaaatttgtaattttttctcaaTGAATGAGTTTCCAATAATGTTTTTGAAAGTAGGACCTAATTTAGAAGAGTAAAGAGAAATTGTAACAAAATCTAATAAATAATAGAAGAATAAAGAGTGAATTACTAAATCAAATTTATCATAATTAATTAGACAGTGTTATCATGTGACAaatagaatttgttattttttgcgTTTAGATTGATATTTGTAAATCAAcattcccaaaaaaaaaataatagcaAACGATTACTATgttcattttagtttttttctgaaaaattcattttattttagtttctcAGTTATAAGGTCCTTTTGTTTATCTGATGTTTACCGTTGGAAAAAATTACTTTCGTctaaaagcagagattctctgctttggtaaaaacatattttttatatataaaaggtAAACAAgatttttctaaccaaacatctaaaactctcccttttaAATTGAACAagagaaacaaaaagaaaaaaaagtaggTGAACAAACACATTcatgtattttttatataaaaaaaagcttaatacatTACCAGTTCCCTGAatttgtccataatagtagattggtttTCTGGATTTTGTAAGTGTCTCATCAACTCCTTGCCGTATCACTAACTCCtcgaacttgtccataaaagtagattattTCCCTAAATTTTATAAGTGTCCTACTTGCTTATtgcgtaacaactaaatacaaaaaccatgaTGCTAACTCTCAATCCctatccatttgatataattcagCCCCTCCCTGACTATTTAttactaactcttataataggttgaaagatatgataagagaaaaaattacttctcgaatagatgaagatgtatttttagaatttagatttaataggtttttatatttagttgttacggaataaacAAGTCTAGAGAGTTGGTGAGATACATATAAAGTCTATggatggacaagttcaggaagttggtgatacgaaataatcaagttcaaggagctgatgagacacttgcaaagtttaggaAGCCGATATATTATTATGAATGACGtattatgcaaaaaaaaaaaaaaaaaaaaaaacaaataaaatatgcaTTAGGTTCAAATAGTTCTATGTAGCTAATGTTACAATTTATACGTGAAATTCACAAATTTCACAAATTTGTAGATTACGACACTACAAAATTGCCCAAGTCAAGAATTTGAAAacaaaaatgttatcatttttagtgcatttatatcatatataaccgCATAAAATATATAGATAACACAATACGACTACAACACGCCTGCCTGAATTACCACTCCTATTCTCAACAATTCAAAACTCAAGAATACAACAAAATCCATCTAAGCTGCCAAATCCATGAGTACATAATTTCCAATGCACAAAAAATAGAAACTAACAAAAGAGGTACAAAAGGAAGTTTATCACCTAATAAATAAGGGTGCAAAAACTGACCCCAAATTTCAACAGCCACTATCCCAAAAATGTAACACTTCCCAACCCATCCAATAAGATTCGAGCTTCCCcgtaaatccaatttttttccaCCTCCTTTCTTTGATGATACAGACATGGCAGTGGCTGCATTTTTGGTGAATTGTGCAGAGAAGCTCAACCATGTTAAAATGGAGTATAATAATAACAACATGACTTTGATGGGATATTCCTGAGCTTCGTATATAAGTGGAAACAATGAGTAGCAAGATGCTGCATTGCATATAAATAATCACCATATTAGATATCAGTTTATACATTAAAACCCGGACTTTTACCTATTACACTAGTAAGTAGGGTTGCAAACGGATGGAGATTATCTGTTCTTGATGGGGATTCACCTGAACGGGAAAACGGAGAATCCTATTCTCCGTTTATTTTCTCCATGAGGTGGGGATGGGGAAATAAATTCCCCAGAGGCAAGGATGGGCAGCAACAGGGACCTCTCTCCCCACCTCATCAGGATCCCCATCCCCATATGGTTCATATGGATTTctaaatgtttatttttatatttggattatttttatatttggtagattgatgtattACTTGGAAATTATGATTGATGTATTTTTTGTCTGAAGTATGTTTAATGTTTTATAGAATTATAATTGCTGGAACTCTATTATACCGGTAAAATTTTAAATCACTAAAATGCTATTTAGAATTTGAGACGAGGCTATATTTTCCCCCATTTTATAGATAGGGATGAGGATTCCCCATTAGACAGGGACAGGGGAAGCAGTCCGCATCCCACCCCGCCCCATTAGCAACCCCAATAATCAGTCCTCATATTAGCAAAAATACATTACAAGGTCCCTGTTAACAACCCAAATCATGACAATGCAGGACCAAGAGTGCTAAGGGTCTACACTAGGGAGAAGGGTAAAGTGGGAAATTAACTAAGAGAAGGGTAAAGAGCTTTTGTCTGTTAGTTACAGTCCTAGTATAAATAAAGAGGGTCTGCTATTTTGTTTTTCAGGAATTGTTTACCTATTTTGGGACCACCTGTATTGTGACAGGGAGGGTGGGGGACTGTGTCCCTGGGTTTACTTTGCTTAGCCATTAAGCTTATTTTGTAAGGTTATTGTTCTATTGTTTCTCTGGAATAGAATTCACACCACTAGTTCATTTCATAGTGATTATCTCTTGtgttttattctttttctgTAAGCATTCTCTATCAGTCCCAAAGTTAATTTTGTTGCAGTATACAGTttagtctctacctttaaagatcaTCCAAAAATCTGTTAGTTAAAACTATGACTAATGGATTCTTGTTTATGGAAGGACTACAGTGTTGACAAGAACAAAATttagagaccttataatgtATTTCTGCTAATACGAGACCTGAGTCTAATAGGTAAAAaaatagggactaataaattatttaccctacaTCTAACGTTACCAACAAATGTCATAATTTGAGCTTTACTGGATACCAATCATCCCCAGCCTTTAAGTAAAACAGTAAATATAACTAGTTTATAAGAAGGGTTAAGGGTAAAAAATACCCCCAACCCAATGTATTTGGGCACACACACTTAACTCTTAATGTTTTCAAGATACGATATTTCCATCATCGTTTTTACCCTAGTTCAATTTTGGCCTTTTACAAGGAAATACTGATGAAAATACATCAACATTGGATGTTTTTACCTTATTTCAATTTTGGCATTTTTTGATGGAATTCcttgaaaaaggggaaaaaattGAGCTAAAAACAATGAGGGTACCATCGTACTGTAGAAACCTTAAGAATTTAAGTGTAAATTAGGGTTAAAATTGGATGTTTAACTCTTAGAAGAATTTGGCTCTCCAACAtaaacaaaaatcaaaatcaagcaTAATTGTGAGCTGATGAAAAACCAATTGAAACAATTTTGGAATGACATACCTATTGAAAGCAAGAAGTAATGCTTAGCATCATCTAAATTCTGCACTGCAACAATAGCCAAAGGGATAACAAAGTGGAGTGATGCTTTCTCATGAACATGCCACCCGAAAAAGAATCCACAAGTGTATGCATAAGCTATCCATCTAGCAACCATCTGCGGTTGGGGATTCTTCCATGCCTTCAAGAGGCAAGGACTCAAGGCAAGCAAGACCATAATGAAGGTTGTCGATGGTGTGATCTGccatttgattaatttagataCCAGACTTTCTGTATTTCTGATGTAATGAAGGACAAATAAGAAAAAATCATACTATTATAAGATAAATTCACCCATAATTGCATAAGTATAGACTGTAATTCAGCAGAACTATGTCTGACAAAAAGCAGAAAGGTCACCAATTAATGAATAAGAATAACCAGACAGAAACGCCAACTTGTTCAACATCATACACAGGATACAGTTCGGCAATATTTTGATATCAGGTCAGTAGGGGCCATAGTATCAATGGTCTTGACCAAAATTATTGAGAAAAATTACCTGAGGCAGCACAGCGAAAGACGGTGAATCCCCCACCAGCCCACTAGTAAACGAAGCTGCTGGTGCTTGGATGTTTAATCCAAGTTTTCTTAGAATGATTGCAAGGCCTTTATCTAATATAATATAGAATACCCAGAAGTTAGGGGCCCAATATGCATGGCAAAGTCCCCTTCCAAAAGGAAACATCCGGTGGAGAACTTGTTGTATCTGTACATAACAAATTGAACTGTATCTGTTAGAAACCGAATAATATCTCCAAGAGCATTAGATGTTAATTTCCAGAGTATTGAGTAAAATATAGCACTTAAACAGAAAGTTGTAAAGTGCGTGATTACTATGGCTGGGGAATTGTCTTATTAATGGTTCACCACAttattgtttttacaaaaacgGCAAATAATCTGTAAAATCTGATGACAAAAGGCTTACACGTGCCATACAACACATGGATTCATTTATAGGTATATATGCACTATTGAGAAAAATATACACATATAGAGTGTATCTGCACAGTTCATCTACAACCAGAACAACAATAAAATGCCGGCTTAAAAAATTGGTTGCGTAATACCACCTAACTCAAAAACTATCCAACACGTTGAAAAACAGTGCGACTACATACACAAGTCACCAAGAGATTATTATACTAAGCTAATTATAAAACCAGCCAATAAAAATGCAGTAAGATGGAACTCGTGAGACAGTGGCAACTGTACTTTTTCATGGTAACATCCCAAACTTAATTTACATTTTAAATGAAACTAAAAATCACAGCTACGTAACAAAAATCAAACAAGTGTTTCTTTATTTCAACTTTACTAGTCATACGAATTACCTGGCCATGATAAACAAATGGACCGTATGCAGCTGTAAAAACCACTATAACAACAGCCCCCATCATCAGAAGCCGCCCAAAACCCCTCAACATCCCTTGCCAGCAATAGTGCCTCAATAAGTACACAAAGTAAACTGGTGCAGCAACTGCAAACAAGTGTTTGAAACATAATAAAGCTGCAAAAGTGAAGCCACCCATCAAATCCCTCCCTTCTTGCAAGTAAGAAATGGAAAGCATCAACATCCCAAGCAGAAAACCATTATACTGAAAATGCATATGGTCCACTATTATAAGGCCTGGCGACCAAAGCACCAATACCCACATCAAAATTCTCTTTCTTGGCTCCAGAGTTTTAGTCAATCTATAAACACCATACAAAAGAACCAAATCTGAGATGACAACAGTGAGTCTTTGGAAATAGATTACTGTGTTTGATTTATAATTGAGGCCACCATGTATATCAACAATTTTGGGGTCAATTAATTGGGCAAAGAAGGAGAGAACATATTCATAATAGGCAAAGAAAGGAGGGTAATCGAGAGTCCAGAGGCTAGTCTCATCAAAGTACCATTGAGAGAGAGGGAGGGAGTGAGTTAAAGCAAGCCAATGCCTATGGACTTCAAAGTCAGTGCTGTGATATGAAGGAATCAGTAGGACCTTTATGCATGCTGCTATGCCAAAGAACCAAAATAGCTGGCGTGAGATGGTAGATTTGGCGTGCTCCTGAAGCTTTTGACCTTCCATGGTTGAATAGCtacaaataaaaaaggaaaCAGGGAGAACCTGTTAAACAAACTTTTACTAAGAGTTCGCGCAACTAGTGTTTGTTATGTTAGAGATTATAAAAACTATTCTTAGAACATTACCTATAAGCTCATACTTCTAGGTAAATTTCTAGCTGGATTGAGAATGGGGGAGTTCATGGGTTTTCAATTATGAGTTGGTGACTTGGCATCACAAACTATGAAGGGAGTTGTAACTACATGACACATGGAAATATCCAagtgataaattaataaaatttaaaagaagaaattatcgAAAGAACATTATAAGTGCAAATATTTACTAAGATTATTTGAACTGCAACTACTAGCTAAATTATGAAATGATTTCTATAGATGGGCCAAAACAAGCAGTTTTGTgaacaaatcaaattatttgAACTGGTTTCAAGAAGAGCAGTTTAGAGTATGTTAAAGAAGTGCATATCGATTAAGAAGATTTCAAATAGAAATGAAAGGATAGTACTGCACTAGAGTTATCTCATACTTTAAATTAAATCAAGAATTGAAACAAAATCATCAGCTTCTAAAAATGCAATGCAATGGAGcactaaaaaaatcaaattctaaTAACATTTGCACAGTAATATAGAAAGCAACATAAAAATACTAaatgttttattataattaatattctGTTGTGGACTGGAATTCAGTGCTTCTGCCATTAGTTTTGGACATCATTGTTAATTAACTTTTTGGATTTTCTCATTTCATTTGCATTCTCAAAAAGTCTGTTATGAAATGTGTTGGAATGGAAAGGATAACTAAGTATGATATATTCAACTAATTGAAGGACATTTATAGTAGAAAAGAACAGTTTGTGTGTGTATCAGCATATTtacatatattaattattagtCGGTTCTATACAGAAATTAGTTGTGCCCATAACTGGTTTGTTTTGTTGACACAAATCAATTATGTTACTTTTTATGTGATTTCACAAATAGATGAGCAAACTAATCTTTCAATTTTCAAACAGAGATATGCAAAACTAGAAGGGAGATTTCAGAGGGGAGAAGAGAACCTAGACCATACAAAAAAATTAACACAGGACAGAACCCAAACAAATTGATAAACAAGGACAGGAAGAACCGAAGAATTACAAACCGTGCTTAGGGCTTAGGAAGATGATCAGCGAAGGCAACGCAACAGTGAGAGGGAGGAGATTGAGTTAAAGTTGAAGATGGAGACTGGAATATGGAAGAGAAATTGAATCTGAAGGTCAAAGCTGGAGGCAGCGGTTTGTAAAATCACATGAAAAGAGAAGCAGGGACGAGAAGGCGGTGTGATGTAACTATGTAAGGGAACATAGGGAAGGGCCAATGGCGGAACTAGGATCCCGGTCGACCCGGGGctcaaatttttaacaaaaaaattttTATAACACtaataaatataagaataatATATCCAAAAATATCCAAAAACTCATAGCCACCTGAAATTCAATGGAATGGACTTAAGAACCTTTGTTGAAACTTATTCCACAACTACTTTCACCTGAAATTTTTATACTTTCCATTTCCACAACAatgaaaataacatatactaatccTTTTGACAATTTAACAGAATGCTAATCCTTTCAATTCTGAGCAGATTTTTTTCTACTTTCCATAATTCAATAACTAAAACGAAAACAACAAAGTACTAATCCTTTCAATTCTATTCACACCTAATCAGCAGTTAATCAATCAAgtgaaattgaaagaaaaaccTATTGAAACACAAATTAAAAGATACATCATATATATACAAACCTAGGGCTAGGGATTCAAAATACAAATCAACTAAACTAACCTACCTGAAGATCAATTCCGGAGAAGAACACAGATTATGAGCAGTGGCGTTGGCGACTAGCTTAGTCCTGGTGGACGACGACGACGAGGACGTCGGGGTTGAGTCCAGGTCACCGTTGGTGTTGAGGAAGGGGATCAGACTCAAGAGCTGGAGAAGAAATCGAGCAGTTGACAGACAGAGCTTCCTAATTTTGAGTTCTATTTCATTAAATGAAACGGCGTCGTTTCACACTTAAGTGAAACCACGTCGTTTCattcatttacaaaaacaaaagccAAAAAATAAAACAGACTTCATTTTTCTCCTTTTGTCGAACAGAGGGGCTGAGGATTTAGGTTTCCGACCACTCTATAGCAGTGGGctcaaaaaattatttttcatgatTTTCCGGTGTCCGGCCGGGGGGTTCCGCCACTGGTTTTCATAAATTTGATATACTagcttataattattttaaCCGCTTAAAGTACTATTACACTTCTGACCTATCTAAAATGTTGGCTTTTAACCCTTCACTTATTATTTGGTAACTTT of the Euphorbia lathyris chromosome 7, ddEupLath1.1, whole genome shotgun sequence genome contains:
- the LOC136200932 gene encoding dolichyl pyrophosphate Glc1Man9GlcNAc2 alpha-1,3-glucosyltransferase; translated protein: MEGQKLQEHAKSTISRQLFWFFGIAACIKVLLIPSYHSTDFEVHRHWLALTHSLPLSQWYFDETSLWTLDYPPFFAYYEYVLSFFAQLIDPKIVDIHGGLNYKSNTVIYFQRLTVVISDLVLLYGVYRLTKTLEPRKRILMWVLVLWSPGLIIVDHMHFQYNGFLLGMLMLSISYLQEGRDLMGGFTFAALLCFKHLFAVAAPVYFVYLLRHYCWQGMLRGFGRLLMMGAVVIVVFTAAYGPFVYHGQIQQVLHRMFPFGRGLCHAYWAPNFWVFYIILDKGLAIILRKLGLNIQAPAASFTSGLVGDSPSFAVLPQITPSTTFIMVLLALSPCLLKAWKNPQPQMVARWIAYAYTCGFFFGWHVHEKASLHFVIPLAIVAVQNLDDAKHYFLLSIASCYSLFPLIYEAQEYPIKVMLLLLYSILTWLSFSAQFTKNAATAMSVSSKKGGGKKLDLRGSSNLIGWVGKCYIFGIVAVEIWGQFLHPYLLGDKLPFVPLLLVSIFCALEIMYSWIWQLRWILLYS